From Nicotiana tabacum cultivar K326 chromosome 15, ASM71507v2, whole genome shotgun sequence, the proteins below share one genomic window:
- the LOC107803216 gene encoding uncharacterized protein LOC107803216, with protein MRGGVNEMLEVWRHTLEYKSLKLSRTKTEYLECNFNGVAQESDKHVWLDMQVIPKRENFKYLGSVIKSDGEIDKDGTHRIEAGWMKWRLVSGVLCYKNVPLRLKGKFYKVVVRPTILYGVECWPFKNSYVQQMKVAEMGILRWMCEHTRLDRIRNKVIRDKVRVAPLEEKMREEKLR; from the coding sequence atgcGTGGTGGTGTTAATGAGATGCTGGAGGTCTGGAGACATACACTTGAGTATAAAAGTCTCAAACTGAGTAGGACCAAGAccgaatacttggagtgcaattTCAACGGTGTTGCCCAGGAATCGGACAAGCATGTGTGGCTTGATATGCAAGTAATTCCCAAGAGAGAGaattttaagtaccttgggtctgtGATTAAGAGTGATGGGGAGATTGATAAGGATGGAACACATCGTATCGAAgcagggtggatgaagtggaggctcgttTCCGGTGTCTTGTGCTATAAGAATGTGCCATTAAGACTTAAAGGAAAGTTCTATAAGgtagtggttagaccgactatatTGTATGGCGTAGAGTGCTGGCCATTTAAGAACTCCTATGTCCAACAGATGAAAGTAGCGGAGATGGggatattgagatggatgtgtgagcACACGAGGTTAGATAGAATTAGGAATaaagttattagggacaaggtaCGAGTAGCCCCTCTGGAGGAAAAGATGCGAGAGGAGAAGTTGAGATAG